One Nocardiopsis gilva YIM 90087 genomic window, GCCGCGTGACCCCGCCGCCGGTTCGGGCCATGGACTTCGAGAAGCAGAAGGCCCTGCGCCTGCTGCAGCAGCGCAAGGAGAAGGAAAGGGGAAGGGAGCGCGGCCAGGGCGCACGCTCCGATCAGGACCGTGGGCGGCCCGAGGGTCCGTGATACCGGCCGAGGACAGGGGGTGAGCGCCCGGCGCCGGGCCGCGTCCACCCCCGCGCCTCCGTCACCGCCGACTCAGTCGCGCCACGCCCCGCGGGCGGCCGCTTCGGCGGCGTAGACCTCGAAGTCCTTGGCCGGACGTCCTGTCACGCGTTCCACGACGCCGTTGGGCTCCACGTTGCCGAGATCCCGCAGCGCGGTGAACGCCGCGATCTCGGCCTCCGTCACATCGCGGTCAGCGCCCCGGGCGGCCTGAGCGGCGCGGTAGTCCTCGGCCAACCCCAGGAACCGCACCTTCCGACCGGATTCCCGCCCGATGATCTCCACGGCCTCGGCGAACGACAGCACCCGCGGCCCCATCACCTCGTAGCTCCGCCCGGCGTGCCCCTCCCCCGTCAGCGCCGCGGCCGCGACAGCGGCGATGTCATCGGCGTCGACGAAACCCTGCCGGACGTCCCCCACCGGCATGACCACCTGCCCCGCCATGATCTCGGGGCGGAAGAAGCCCTCGTCGAAGTTCTGGTTGAACCAGTCCGGCCGGACGATGGTCCACTCGACACCGGAGCCCCGCACCATCCGCTCGGCGGCCATCAGTCGGTCATCACCCATGGCCTCGATGTTCCGGCTGGACAGCAGCACGATGCGCCGCACTCCCCGGTCCACCGCACGAGCGACGAGCTCCGGGGCGATCGGCAACTCGTGCGGCGCCATGAGGTACATCCCCCACGCCCCGTCCACCGCCGTATCCCAGGTGCTGGCATCGTTCCAGTCGAACCGCACCTCACCCCGCCGCGAGGCCGCCCGCACGGGGTGCCCCGCCTCCCGCAGCAGTCCCGTCACCCGGCGTCCGGTCGAACCGGTCGCACCCAGCACCACAATCGGTCGATCTGTCATGCGGGCAGTCAAGCACCGGTCACCTGACAGGTCCTGTCAGGAATTCTCGGCCTCGTTCGGCGCCAGGCTCGCCCGCATCGTGCGCCGGACGTGAATGATCTCCGACACGAGATAACCGCCGGGGATAGCGAGGAACATAACGATCTCGGGGTCCATCCCGGTCTGGATGAACATCACGGCCCCCATCACCGTGAACATAGCCAGAGACAGATAGAGCGAGATCTCCATACGGCGCCCCTCCGGCATTTGTCTACCTCCGTCACAGTCGACTACCGGCAAAGGAACGAACGTACACCCCCGGGGCGACTACGGCCCCTATCGCTCCGCTCCCGCGGCGGCTTTCAGATCCGCTTCGAGAGCGGGCGCCAGCGTCCGCATGTAGGTGCTCGTGATGTGGTTGCCGTCCCAGTAGACGAGGACGTTGCCGATGACCGAGGGGCAGCGGTTCCCCGTGCAGAGGTGGTCGGTGAGGTCGAGGAAGGTGACGTTGTCGGGGACGGCGGGGACGTCGTCCAGC contains:
- a CDS encoding NmrA family NAD(P)-binding protein; the encoded protein is MTDRPIVVLGATGSTGRRVTGLLREAGHPVRAASRRGEVRFDWNDASTWDTAVDGAWGMYLMAPHELPIAPELVARAVDRGVRRIVLLSSRNIEAMGDDRLMAAERMVRGSGVEWTIVRPDWFNQNFDEGFFRPEIMAGQVVMPVGDVRQGFVDADDIAAVAAAALTGEGHAGRSYEVMGPRVLSFAEAVEIIGRESGRKVRFLGLAEDYRAAQAARGADRDVTEAEIAAFTALRDLGNVEPNGVVERVTGRPAKDFEVYAAEAAARGAWRD